In Kwoniella pini CBS 10737 chromosome 2, complete sequence, a single genomic region encodes these proteins:
- a CDS encoding 60S ribosomal protein eL20, which translates to MGRFTEYSVIGRTLPTEATPEPKLYRMRIFAPNEVVAKSRYWYYLRQLKKAKRANGEIVAINVIHEKKPLKVKNFAIWLRYDSRSGTHNMVKEFRALSRAEAVEAMYQDMAARHRARFRSVQILRVAEIEKKEDIRRPYIKQLLEPGLKFPLPHRRTKSKAWYAANRPSTWA; encoded by the exons ATGGGCCGATTCACCGAATACTCAGTCATTGGACGAACCCTCCCCACCGAGGCTACTCCAGAGCCTAAGCTCTACCGAATGAGGATCTTCGCCCCTAACGAGGTTGTTGCCAAATCTAGATACTGGTACTACCTTCgtcaattgaagaaggctAAGAGAGCCAACGGTGAAATCGTTGCTATCAACGTC ATCCACGAGAAGAAGCCattgaaggtaaagaacTTTGCCATTTGGCTCAGATACGATTCTCGATCAGGTACCCACAACATGGTCAAAGAATTCAGAGCTCTTTCTCGAGCTGAAGCCGTTGAAGCCATGTACCAAGATATGGCCGCTCGACACAGAGCTAGATTTAGAAGTGTACAAATCCTCAGAGTTGccgaaattgaaaagaaggaagatatTAGAAGACCTTACATCAAACAACTCCTCGAACCAGGACTCAAATTCCCCTTACCCCACAGAAGAACCAAGAGCAAGGCTTGGTACGCCGCCAACCGACCC TCTACCTGGGCTTAA